CACCGCCCAGGAAAGTGACCTAAAGTTATGGTGTGCCACCATTATTGTCTtcaactttctttctttacacTAATCCTTACCTTAAAACTGAGTAGATTAAGATAGCatgtcaataaattaatttatctttttctggaCCCTTCCTATTTACTAACTACATAGTAATTTGTTAAAGACTTAAACGTGCCCATGAGGTCATCCATCACGTATTTTCCTTGCTTAAAATAAATGAGTTGACTTGCGGTCTTGCTAATAACTGTTTTATGTTACTACTATACAtttatagtattaaaaaaacacgattttatccttaaacataaatttattttcgtaatctaattttacaatttttttatagaaaaaagcaaaacacagtttttaaaattaaaaaaacgatTATGCTCGCACgcataatcaattatattatttaagacTCACAACAGGAAGAAGCTAAAGCTCGTTTGCTCACATTGAACATTTGTTGAGTAAGTCTATAATAGCAATACTTGAAGAAAAGAGAAGTAGTTACACGCTCTGAACATATTTGTGATCTCTTGCTCTAAACCTTGTATCCCCTGGACGATAGTTCCTACAAGGGTAAAATAGTTATATCATTTGCTTAGTAAAGATACCTTGTATTTTGTGTTAAACTTTTATAGTCTCACTTTGTGAGTTAATTTCCTGTAATGTTTCAAACAGTCTATTTGTGAAAgcctaaataagtttttagtggAAAAAGAtacttaatttataattttgggtATAAGATTGGTGTTTATTGAAACTAGAAATGACTAAAAAATCTAGTTATAACCAGTGTGGTCAATGAAACCCTTTGTATCACTAGACATAATTCAAATCACACTTGACTCAACGTGACAGGTCGAACGGTTCATTTATCAactttgttattaattaattaaaaattatcattaatataactttaaaataattattgtaaaaataaattattttattttattttttaaaataaatttattatatataatgatctgtaatttaatgataatataaaattattttatattatcactatatagtcaatttttaaattttttaaatttttttaataaataactcttatcaaaaagtttttcttactttttacgaaaagcttttatttttatattactttaaaaaaataataaaactttataGATAACACTTTATGATAATTAtcctttaaatatattttaaataagttttatgcacatttctttttgtttatttaaaggTTATAATTCgtgatttttttagattttttttcagtGACTATCAATTTGTCAACACGCGTTTGGCATATAACtcaaattagaaaagaaaaaaaaaatcgctggctAATCGACTCATCTCTTGCGTGCCCTGAAAGTAAAACACAAGTTAGCTAGTACCTAATTTTCAGTTCCCGCATACCTTGATCTCTGTTTGTCATACCTAAATTGGAGTTTGCAATTGATGATTAGGTCTTAGTTTGCTCGCTTGCAACCTTATCTACAACAATTTCTCTACCCAAAGAAAAAtgcttaattacaaaatttgtcctcatattttatttattttattaaatcaattttttttattttttaattcattatttaagtctttttatattttaaattttattcttttttaatttattatatttttataatcttatatattatcttttaaaatataatatataagattacattctatttttacataaattagaatatttatatttatataatttttttattttatatattatatttatcttttaaaataatgcttatgataatatttttttacctgtATTAAgatattcatattatttattatactataaataaaaaatattatcaattaattacatacataaatattttaaaaaatagaaaatattatctatcattttatttaattatgtatctttattatataatttaattgtttaaaaaagtatatacctgattaaataaagataaatataaataaaaaatactattataataaGTTACAAGAATATGTATAGTTATATTATAtcattaatgtataaaataagttttgaataatataataaaaatacataagattatacaaatctaatatatataaaataaaaataaaacttatataaattgttatttattataatagtatttttatttatatttaattttatttaatcatgtatctaatttttttaaaataattaaattatatgataaagatacacaattaaataaaatgatagtattttatacttttttaaaatatctatgtatgtgattaattgacaatattttttatctatattataataaatatgataaatatcttaatgtagataaaaaaaatattgtcactaAATCACAAGcattatattaaaagataaatataatatataaaataaaaataaaacttatataaatatacatattttaatttatgtgaaaataaaatttaatcttatatattatgttttaaaagataatatataaaattataaaagcataataaattaaaatatatatatatagggtgaCTCATatagtgaattaaaaataaaaagactcagataataaattttaaaatataggagAACTCcgatagtaaattaaaaaatatggaaaCCGATTTGATGAAATAGGCAAAATATAAagacaaatttgaaaattaagctaaagaaaaatgaaagtatgGTATTTTATCCATTTTGGTGTGACTCACCATATTGGACCAATTGCATATAAATTGCTCTTATTTCATGGGGCTTGTGTCCACCCAgactttttatgtttatttgctAAAGAAATGTGTAGGCTTTATTTCTGATCAATATGTTTTACTTCCCTTTGTAGTCACTATGATCAACTTATTATTTCGCCACTTGAAATCCTTTATCTTCATCACATCACAGGATATGATACTCTTTGGAGTCTCAAGCCTTGATACATTTGGGCAGgattaaattgttatatttgggTTCTCAGTTCTCACATTTTCTTGTTGCTTATCCCACTTTTGAACTTGTCAAACAAACTCACTTTTGAAATACATGTATGTATCAGGTGGCTCTTGATCTAAGAGATACAATGATAGAAGGTATTGAAATACTGCATGAGCTAAGTTGAAGTAACATAATGCATAAGTAGTTGAAggtgaaagaaaatgagaaagtaTAAAGGAAGAACACAAGATGTAGGGGTAACAGAGCATTATGAGACTTTTCCTctattgtttctttcttttatgaattatagtctttaattttttaatgctaaaaaatgataaaagagtatgaaaatggtataaattaaataaaaatcctCACAAAactattgaaattgaaaaattgaaaaatggtacAATTTGGAAATTAATtgacattaataattaaaatcatattataattttgcaattaaatttatcaaaaaaatgtatttttaatttggcTACCAAATATATCTGTTACTAAATCGGTATCTATTTGTGACCGGATTTATTTATGATCATTGTCAAACAACAAATAAGATTAATATAGGCACCGGTACAATCGTAGCAAAAATGCTAATATTAGCACCGATGCAAATATTCGGTGGCAAACCTGTCTGCAACTGGGGTTTTGGCAGCTGGTTCTTCACAGTGACAAATTCAGTTGCAAGCTTATTTAGCCACTGCATTTAAGAAATTTGCGACTTCTTGTTGTGGttgctaaatttttaatttttgtataaacacCCTTTTTCTAACAAGGAAAAACATATTAAGTACCAAATATTATTCTACGAATCTAATGTTCTGAAAATTGTTCTTTTACCAATAACTTCAAGAACCACATGAAATCATGccataagtttattttttcaaaagtttccAAAGCAAATGAAGGTTCTTCAGtaacccaaagaaaagaaaagttttctGCGGTATAAAAAAATTGGCACTTAAACCCATTTTCCACTCTAACACTGCTTAAGgctaatacttttttttttctcctctcttAACAAAATAGATGAACGGTCCCCACGAGCATATCATTTCCAATCTCCTTGCATTGTTTGACTTTCCTTATAGTGCCTTGGATGCAATGATTATGATTCCCACTATACCATATTTTCTCAGTATACctccaaattattttataccttCCTATCTATAGTGGGAATCATATATACCAGTGTCGTAATGGtacttatcataaaaaatactaataaaaattactcttcttcGTGCCCCTATCGTATGACACAACAAAAGAGGCAAATCCGATACGTTTATTAGGTTATTTATTTCCATTTAGCATGTTACGCGTAGAAATGTGAGCATTATTGGTCAATTTGTTTGCAAcgacaaaaaaaatgcatttcttTAGCAAAATGTTCCccaaaagaatgaaaatatcatgaattaacaaaataatccaAATATGTTATAGCATTTCTAGAAGGCCGTACTTGTCTCTCATTTATTGATGGACTAAAAAGTTTTGCAAGATGTGAAAACGTTAATGATACATTtcttaatgaatttatttaaaatgtatggtgaatacataatttttttatgttttgatctTATCATAAATCGATATGTATATAAAGTTTAGTAGTATATATAAtgattattctaaaaattatgtctaaaatgttttttgactagttaatatatagtataaaaatcttaatttacactgataatatataaaaatcaaactatttttaatataatatttaagtatcaaaataatttaaaaagaatttataaGAATGTCGCAAGTTACTTTTATAAAttcagaaatattttttaacaaaagattGCTTACGAaactgttatatatatatatatatatatatatatatatatatatatatatatatgtgacaaAAACCTGTTATATATATACTAGCACCTAAGATTtcttcaataataataacaaaaaagctAAGACTTGTATACCTTaacaaattttagattttttttatctgagaAATTCAACATGATATTAAGATTTACAATACTTATAGTCTCACATATCTTGTTTAACTAAGTTAGATtcctattaattaaaaaattttagatGAGTGGTTGAATAAGAGATtagtgtttttatattttatttaatgttttcatttttattttcttaattgttattttaaaggCATCTGTTAACAATTCCACACAATATGTATAATGTGTCTTGAGTGTttgcaaattaattaaaaacaaggtACTTAATtatctcttgaaaaaaaaagggtgcTTTATGATCTTTCGTAAATAAAAAGGTGCTTAATTATCTAGAACATTCTAATGACCAATATCCGCTCCTACATAAAAACAAAGGCTGCATCTTACGTAATTGTTTGACTACTACACTGGATTGAAATCATATGATTTCACGCTTATTTACAGTTTAGAAAGCAAATTTCATATCCACATGAGATGAATATCTATAATTGGCTATTGTCTGCTTCCAAATCTGAAAACATTTTATTTCCAGGAAAGCGTATATCTAAAAGTGTCAGCTTGTAAAATTCTGCAAAAATCTTATAAactcagaaaataaaatgaacaaaattatcTGTAAGAGATGAAAGGAAATTGGAActtgacaaaaaatatttttcatttggcATGTACCacaaattaaatttacttaCAGTTTAATTAGcatcaacttaaaagaaaaatgtttggaGAACACACTAAGCaattacataaacaaaaaatatcaattaaaatccaaaCTTTAAACTTGTGCATTCTCTCTCCTATATCTCATTTTACCCATGTGGGCTTGCTGTTGCCTCTTCCTGCCAACTTTTAACATGTCACCCCTTCCCAGTTGCGTCTCCTGATATTTCGATAGATGAGTATGAGGCTCTCACTGATAGAAgggaaaattatatatattcaagaagatattaatgtaaaatattttggtAAAGTATCATATTTAAGATACATATTattaattcaccaaaaaaaagatacatattattaaattaacagATTTATCATTTTagtgtaaaaatattaaataattttagtatatatatcatttatttgATAGTAGCAAaatattatctatttattttatatctgtcaatattttaaaataatatatatatatatatatatatactacatAAATTATCACatcatttaagaattaaaatcatCCATCATTTACTATATCATTTTTAACAACCCGTCAAAATATCtttcattaaaaaacaaaatcacgATGATTAATCACTTAAACAAACAATATCTTAAATATAACGAATTTTAATGATGTCCATAAACTTGAGATCCcgacaatataaaaaaagacacaaaaatattttatcttcttttcgtTTTTTCCAAAAAGATGACCAGTTGAAAAAGAAATTCATCCTCTTTAATCTTTTTCTATTATCTtactaatactaaaaaaaatgttacaaaagCATTTAAAAGAAGTGTGATTGCATATAATATCCGTGACGGGCCCACGTCGGCACAGACACAACACGATGACAACTACTACTGCGCAATACATATCTATTCTAATATTGCTGGTCTGAGCGAACCATTTACGTGGCCAAGAGCGCACCACGTGTCCCGCATTCATTCGTCATCACCTAGATTTCCTCCCTAGGACTAGTCACTAATATAGATAATAGAAAAACCGCACCCGAAGAAATCAACTCACTCACTCATTCAAGTCGCTAATCCTAGTTCCTTCAACTCCTCGCTGGCAACAACAGCAGTACTACCATTAGCCGCGTTTTTCAAAAGTGATTTTCGAGAATTAGCGATGGGAATTGAAAGAGGAGGCTTCAAGGGATTCAGGAGCGCCTGGAGCGTGCCGCCCAAGCCGTGCGATTCCTGCAAGCTGGCTTCGGCGGCGCTTTTCTGCCGCCCCGATTCCGCGTTTCTCTGCATCGCCTGCGATTCCAACATTCACTGCTCGAACAAACTCGCGTCGCGCCACGAGCGCGTGTGGATGTGTGAGGTGTGCGAGCAGGCACCCGCTGCTGTCACGTGCAAGGCCGACGCCGCCGCCCTCTGCGTCACGTGTGACTCCGACATCCACTCCGCGAACCCCCTCGCGCAACGCCACGAGCGCGTCCCCGtggaacctttctttgactccGCTGAGTCCATAGTGAAAGCCTCTGCTGCAGCCACCTTCGGGTTCATTGTCCCATCCGACGACGGCGGCGCCTCCGACGCTTTCGCCCCCGATGACTCCGACGCCGCCGCGTGGCTCATCCCGAACCCTAATTTCGGGTCCAAGCTCATGGACGCCCCCGAAATCAAGTCCAAGGAGATATTCTTCTCTGAAATGGACCCCTTCCTCGATTTTGATTACTCAAACTCCTTCCAAAACAACAACAGCGCCGGAAACGACAGCGTCGTTCCAGTTCAAAAACCCTCTCTCGCCCCTCCCCTAATCAataatcaccaccaccaccaatcaGAAACTTGCTTCGACGTCGATTTTTGTCGCTCGAAGCTCTCCTCCTTTAACTACCCTTCCAATTCTCTTAGCCAAAGCGTGAGTACTAAAAACACAACTTAAATTTAGCGACGGAAACTATTTTTTGATGAcggaattttctaaaaaaaaaataaatttatgtgaCAGGTTTCGTCGTCGTCGCTTGATGTTGGAGTGGTGCCGGACGGGAACACGGTGTCAGACATGTCGTATTCTTTTGGTCGGAACAGTTCGGATTCGAGTGGGATTGTTGTTGTGTCAGGAAATAGTGTGGGGCAAGGTGCGACGCAGTTGTGTGGAATGGATCGGGAAGCGAGGGTACTGCGATACAGAGAGAAAAGGAAGAACCGAAAATTCGAGAAGACAATTCGATACGCATCGCGAAAAGCATATGCGGAAACCCGGCCCAGGATAAAAGGCCGCTTCGCCAAACGAACAGAAATTGACTCGGATGTGGAGCGTCTCTATAGCCCTGGCCCTGCGGTGCTCATGCTGGACACTCCATACGGCGTCGTACCATCGTTTTagttaatttcaaaatgaagaaacgATGGAGTGCATGAATCTTAGAATAATGATTAGCGATTCTGTGGGATTGTTAGGGGAAAAAGGTGAAGAATCGAATCGGTACGAACGTGATTCTTAGCTGGAGCGCGATGGGGGAAGATTATTGTGAAGATTTGTCTCGATCGACCAGAAAAGCCcgtttactttttataaaaaaaaaaaaaaacttttaaaagggGGCTGCTGTTTCATATTCACCTCGTGTAGAATTAGAATCTGTACTGTAAACTCTTTTCACTGCCTTGCCTTCTGtctttttttagtataaaagtGTCTTTTTTCTATCAGCCAGATCACGGATCTCTTCCTCCGTTCCTGTTGGCTGTCACTCCCAACTATATTTATCAtatcacttttttattatatgatgATCATCAAAGCCTTTGTTTTATCAACGAGTTATATGCATTCTATGCTCACCCCAAGTCAAGTTTCGGCTTTTGATTCCCTAAAATTCGTTTGAGAAATGCTTGTACTTTTATTTAGTCTTTTAtgtaaatatttcaaatattgtTCAGCATTTTAATTCCAAGAGtataattacatttaataattattctttCACTTTATTAatgatctttttttatatagattctAAGAGACACATAAATTTATAAGCAATAGTAtctttttaattactaatttatcATTACTAACTAGGATTATCCTAGTCATGAGAAGTTTGAATgagatttcaattcaaatttccttGTTGTCAatgtaaataatagaaaaaaaggtAATGATATGGATTAAAAGGAAACGAAGGAAGGATATGCTTAAGAGGGAAAAAATGTTTATTCATGTGTGTGGTTATAACTATGTGTAATACAAATATTACACGTTAAAGATGTGTTTGGGTGTTGAAAGTCTTTAACAAGAGTCAAACATCAACACTTGTACAACATGTGCACTATGTGTGTTTGATACATTATTCATGTGttcaaactaaaaaagaaaaatacaactCTAAAACATTGAATTGAGGACATGACTTGAATATGGTTCCAAAATTTAGATGAtactcttaattaattagttggaTAAGAAGAGGAACACCACTAGTGCCAACAATTtcaattgacaaaaaaatataattaactttaaccttctaaaaatagtaaaaatgaaattttaggtACTTTAAGAAAATCTTTCCACATACATTGTCACAAAAATCTGCACTTTCTCAATTTTCCtagtctttgtttttgttttggtccacttctttcatatttctttctccatttttattttcatctcattGTTTTTGAGCAACCTTGTCTTCATAGTGTCTTCATGGCTTCGAATTTCATCTTCACCTCCTTTTCAATtgacatatttatttaatattatgtttgtgccttccatcttcatcttcatgctCTGATTGTGTTTTCTATCTTCATTTTCATGCTTTGGTCGTGTCTTCCATTTTCACCTTCATCTTGCTGTATATGTAATAacaatgccaaaaaaaaattatatatcttcTCGATTTATAACTTAAAATAGTGAATCCATAATCATTTAGTGCCATATATAGCTTCCATCTTCATTTTCACACTCTCCACTGTTTTTTAGTGTatcataaactttttttattgaattatttttttcattcgaGGTTTGGTAGTCATTGAAGgtgaaaaacataattcaataGTTCATCAtcttattttagatttattattattattattattaaaaaaattgttaaaattgtgtgataatctctcccagtatttttttttagaatctttatcataaaaattaacaatttctaTTGAcataatgataaatatataaaggaAAATGCTAACCAATTTTCCAAGGGCAATAATTAAAGAATCAAaactggatttttttttattgaaaagttTAACAATCCAATCTTTTGTGTTTTACAAAGCAATACCaacataattttcaataaaaatatttcttaaccaCATATGCATTCTGATTATCAATTTAAACAAATACAAACATAGGCACAGTCAATATATATGTGCTTACGTTCATGTTATATGTGTTGTGTCTCATGGCTATAAGTGgct
This region of Glycine soja cultivar W05 chromosome 17, ASM419377v2, whole genome shotgun sequence genomic DNA includes:
- the LOC114393374 gene encoding zinc finger protein CONSTANS-LIKE 5-like: MGIERGGFKGFRSAWSVPPKPCDSCKLASAALFCRPDSAFLCIACDSNIHCSNKLASRHERVWMCEVCEQAPAAVTCKADAAALCVTCDSDIHSANPLAQRHERVPVEPFFDSAESIVKASAAATFGFIVPSDDGGASDAFAPDDSDAAAWLIPNPNFGSKLMDAPEIKSKEIFFSEMDPFLDFDYSNSFQNNNSAGNDSVVPVQKPSLAPPLINNHHHHQSETCFDVDFCRSKLSSFNYPSNSLSQSVSSSSLDVGVVPDGNTVSDMSYSFGRNSSDSSGIVVVSGNSVGQGATQLCGMDREARVLRYREKRKNRKFEKTIRYASRKAYAETRPRIKGRFAKRTEIDSDVERLYSPGPAVLMLDTPYGVVPSF